The Methanosphaera sp. BMS genome contains a region encoding:
- the rpoB gene encoding DNA-directed RNA polymerase subunit B gives MATVKVYINGKLIGTTEDPEAFVAEVKAKRRSNELTNELNITYYEENSEVFIFTDPGRARRPLVIVEDGVSKLTDEIIDDVVEGKLKWFDLIHNGIIEYIDAEEEENAYIAMFEEDLTPEHTHLEIDPSTMLGICAGIIPYANHNSSPRNTMEAGMTKQALGLYVSNYNLRTDTRAHLLHQPQMPVVKTKSMESTEYDKRPSGQNFVVAILSYQGYNMEDALVMNKAALERGLGRSSFFRSYEASERRYPGGQEDHFEYPENMVRGYRSEEVYKNLDEDGLINPEVTVDSGDVLIGKTSPPRFLEDVDEFGTVAERRRETSVTVRHGEHGIVDKVMLTETIEGSKLAKVKVRDHRQPEYGDKFASRHGQKGVLGLIVPQENMPFNENGMCPDLMINPHAIPSRMSIGQIIEMLAGKAGCMEGKRIDGTPFTGVPEEEIKRLLHENGFETHGREQLYNGITGERFNAEIFVGVAYYQKLHHMTSDKVYARSRGPVQVLTRQPTEGRAREGGLRFGEMERDCLIAHGAALSLKERLLDESDKYEALICGDCGRLAVRDKIRDRTYCSICGETETFPVEISYAFKLLLDELKSLCISPNLVLEDKA, from the coding sequence ATGGCAACAGTTAAAGTATATATAAATGGTAAATTAATTGGAACAACAGAAGATCCAGAAGCATTTGTAGCTGAAGTTAAAGCCAAAAGAAGATCTAATGAGTTGACTAATGAATTGAATATCACTTACTATGAAGAAAATAGTGAAGTATTCATATTCACCGATCCGGGACGAGCTAGAAGACCATTGGTAATAGTTGAGGATGGTGTGTCAAAGCTTACCGATGAAATCATCGACGATGTTGTGGAAGGAAAACTCAAATGGTTTGACCTTATACACAATGGTATCATCGAATACATTGACGCAGAAGAAGAAGAAAACGCTTACATAGCAATGTTCGAAGAGGATTTAACCCCTGAACATACACATCTTGAGATAGATCCTTCAACAATGCTTGGTATATGTGCAGGAATTATTCCATACGCTAACCATAACTCTTCTCCGAGAAATACGATGGAAGCAGGTATGACAAAACAGGCATTGGGATTGTACGTGTCAAACTATAATTTAAGAACAGATACACGTGCACATCTATTACATCAGCCCCAGATGCCTGTCGTAAAAACAAAGAGTATGGAGTCAACCGAGTATGATAAAAGGCCATCAGGTCAAAACTTTGTAGTGGCAATTCTTTCATATCAGGGATATAACATGGAAGATGCACTTGTTATGAACAAGGCCGCATTGGAACGTGGACTTGGTAGATCATCATTCTTCCGTTCATATGAAGCATCCGAAAGAAGATATCCTGGTGGACAGGAAGACCACTTCGAATATCCTGAAAATATGGTGAGAGGATACCGTTCAGAGGAAGTTTACAAAAACCTCGATGAGGATGGACTGATAAACCCTGAGGTAACCGTAGACTCCGGTGACGTACTCATAGGTAAAACATCCCCTCCTAGATTCCTGGAGGATGTGGATGAATTCGGTACTGTAGCCGAAAGAAGACGTGAAACAAGCGTTACTGTTCGTCATGGTGAACATGGTATAGTCGATAAGGTAATGCTTACAGAAACCATTGAAGGAAGCAAACTTGCAAAAGTAAAGGTCAGAGATCACAGACAACCTGAATATGGTGACAAATTCGCATCACGTCACGGTCAGAAAGGGGTATTGGGTCTAATAGTTCCTCAAGAAAACATGCCGTTTAATGAAAATGGAATGTGTCCTGACTTAATGATAAACCCTCATGCTATCCCATCAAGGATGTCCATCGGACAGATTATTGAGATGCTTGCAGGTAAGGCAGGATGTATGGAAGGTAAACGTATAGACGGAACGCCATTTACAGGTGTGCCTGAGGAAGAAATCAAACGTCTGCTACATGAAAACGGATTTGAAACTCATGGCCGTGAACAGTTATACAATGGTATAACCGGTGAAAGATTCAATGCAGAAATCTTTGTGGGAGTAGCATACTACCAGAAATTACACCACATGACATCAGATAAGGTCTATGCCAGAAGCCGTGGTCCTGTACAGGTACTTACCCGTCAGCCAACAGAAGGTAGGGCAAGAGAAGGTGGACTCAGATTTGGGGAAATGGAACGTGACTGTCTAATTGCACACGGTGCAGCATTATCCCTAAAGGAAAGACTTCTTGATGAGTCAGACAAATATGAGGCATTGATTTGTGGAGATTGTGGAAGACTTGCAGTAAGGGATAAGATACGTGACAGAACTTACTGTTCAATATGTGGTGAAACTGAAACATTCCCTGTAGAAATTTCATATGCATTTAAATTATTGTTAGATGAACTTAAATCACTATGTATATCTCCAAATCTTGTATTAGAGGATAAAGCATAG
- a CDS encoding DNA-directed RNA polymerase subunit A' has translation MKGIIKKISEIDFGLMSPETIRKMSVTKIVTPDTYDEDGYPIEAGLMDPRLGVIDPGLKCRTCGSKGGDCQGHFGHINFARPVIHVGFADTIHKILRSTCRSCGCVLLSDTEKEKYKDKLEERIANGEDISKILKQIHVAAKKEKCPHCEEEQVEIKIDKPISIVEGNYKLTASEVRERLENIPEDDYIYIGINKDVARPEWMVLTVLPVPPVTVRPSITLETGERSEDDLTHKLVDILRINQRLKENMEAGAPQLIVEDLWELLQYHVTTYFDNEASGVPPARHRSGRPLKTLAQRLKGKEGRFRSNLAGKRVNFSARTVISPDPNISINEVGVPEMIAKEITVPITVTKWNIDQMKEYIKNGSNVHPGANYIIRPDGRKIRVYDETKEAAMENLEPGYIVERHIIDGDIVLFNRQPSLHRMSMMAHEVRVLPYKTFRLHLCVCPPYNADFDGDEMNMHVFQTPEARAEANNIMKVQEHILSPRYGGPIIGAIHDHITGAYLLTHKDTVFEEDKALQIIKRAKMPLPEAKGEPWTGKEVFSLLLPDRLNLVYKAEICRKCEECKYENCEYDAYVVISNGQLLQGVVDDKGYGSGSGKILDAIVKQFGPAEARYFLDHATKLAVFGGVMQRGFTTGTADEEIPKEAEERIAELLEESDQRVERLIQTYEDGELEALPGRSLRETLEMKIMQVLGEARDNTGVIAERYFTTSNSAVIMALTGARGSMLNLTQIATCVGQQAVRGGRINRGYIDRTLPHFHKGDVGAKASGFVNSSYKHGLDPLEFFFHAMGGREGLVDTAIRTAQSGYMQRRLVNALHDLSVHEDGTVRDNNGVIVQFKYGEDGINPAKSDYGKVADLDKLIEEMRLESNVAGK, from the coding sequence TTGAAAGGAATAATTAAAAAGATATCTGAGATAGACTTTGGTTTAATGTCTCCTGAAACAATCAGGAAGATGTCCGTAACCAAGATTGTAACTCCGGATACATATGATGAAGATGGTTATCCAATAGAAGCGGGACTTATGGATCCAAGACTTGGTGTAATCGATCCTGGACTCAAATGTCGCACATGCGGTTCTAAAGGTGGAGACTGTCAGGGACACTTTGGACATATTAACTTTGCAAGACCCGTTATTCACGTAGGATTTGCAGATACCATACATAAGATATTAAGATCTACCTGTCGCAGCTGCGGTTGTGTACTCTTAAGCGATACCGAAAAGGAAAAATACAAGGATAAGCTTGAAGAAAGAATAGCCAATGGTGAAGATATTTCCAAAATCTTAAAACAGATTCACGTAGCCGCTAAGAAAGAAAAATGTCCTCATTGTGAAGAGGAACAGGTAGAAATAAAAATTGACAAACCGATTTCTATCGTTGAAGGTAACTACAAACTAACGGCAAGTGAAGTACGTGAAAGATTGGAAAACATACCTGAAGATGATTATATCTACATAGGTATCAACAAGGACGTTGCAAGACCTGAATGGATGGTATTGACTGTTCTGCCTGTACCTCCTGTAACGGTAAGACCTTCAATTACTTTGGAGACCGGTGAACGTTCTGAGGATGACTTAACCCATAAGCTTGTAGACATATTACGTATCAATCAGAGATTGAAGGAAAATATGGAAGCGGGAGCTCCACAGCTGATTGTTGAGGATTTATGGGAATTGCTCCAATATCACGTTACAACCTACTTTGATAATGAGGCAAGTGGAGTGCCACCGGCAAGACACAGATCCGGAAGACCATTGAAAACACTGGCTCAGCGTCTTAAAGGTAAGGAAGGAAGGTTCAGAAGTAACCTTGCAGGTAAACGTGTAAACTTCTCAGCACGTACGGTTATCTCACCGGATCCTAACATCAGTATCAATGAGGTTGGTGTTCCTGAGATGATTGCAAAGGAAATTACCGTACCTATCACCGTGACAAAGTGGAACATAGACCAGATGAAGGAATACATTAAAAACGGTTCAAACGTTCACCCTGGAGCCAACTATATAATAAGGCCAGATGGACGTAAAATAAGGGTCTATGACGAAACCAAAGAGGCAGCAATGGAAAACCTGGAGCCTGGTTACATAGTCGAAAGACACATCATCGATGGGGACATAGTACTGTTTAACCGTCAGCCATCACTTCACCGTATGTCAATGATGGCTCACGAGGTAAGGGTGCTTCCTTACAAAACATTCAGATTACATCTGTGTGTATGTCCGCCATACAATGCAGACTTCGACGGAGACGAAATGAACATGCACGTATTCCAGACACCTGAAGCACGTGCCGAGGCAAACAATATCATGAAGGTACAGGAACATATCCTATCACCTCGTTATGGTGGTCCGATTATCGGTGCTATTCACGACCATATTACCGGTGCATACCTGCTTACACATAAGGACACGGTCTTTGAAGAGGATAAGGCTCTTCAAATAATAAAAAGGGCTAAAATGCCTCTGCCTGAAGCTAAGGGCGAACCTTGGACAGGTAAGGAAGTATTCAGTTTACTTCTTCCGGACAGGCTTAACCTTGTATATAAGGCTGAAATCTGTAGAAAATGTGAAGAATGTAAATATGAAAACTGTGAATACGACGCTTATGTAGTAATCAGTAACGGTCAATTATTACAGGGAGTAGTGGATGATAAGGGATACGGTTCCGGTAGTGGAAAAATACTCGATGCTATCGTGAAACAATTCGGTCCGGCCGAAGCAAGATACTTCCTGGATCATGCTACAAAACTGGCTGTATTCGGTGGTGTAATGCAGAGAGGATTCACAACCGGTACGGCGGATGAGGAAATTCCTAAAGAAGCTGAGGAACGTATTGCAGAGCTTCTTGAAGAATCCGACCAGAGGGTAGAACGTCTAATTCAAACATATGAAGACGGTGAACTTGAAGCATTGCCTGGCCGTAGCTTACGTGAAACACTTGAGATGAAAATCATGCAAGTGCTAGGGGAAGCTAGGGACAACACTGGGGTTATCGCAGAACGTTACTTTACAACCTCAAACAGTGCGGTTATCATGGCACTTACCGGTGCAAGGGGTTCCATGTTGAACCTAACTCAGATTGCTACCTGTGTAGGACAGCAGGCTGTTCGTGGTGGACGTATTAACAGGGGTTATATAGATCGTACATTACCTCACTTCCACAAGGGGGATGTTGGTGCTAAGGCAAGTGGATTTGTAAACAGCAGTTACAAACATGGACTTGATCCATTGGAATTCTTCTTCCACGCTATGGGTGGTCGTGAAGGACTGGTGGATACCGCTATTCGTACAGCACAAAGTGGTTACATGCAAAGACGTCTTGTAAATGCATTGCATGACTTGAGTGTACATGAGGATGGTACCGTAAGGGACAACAATGGTGTAATCGTTCAGTTCAAGTATGGGGAAGATGGAATCAACCCGGCAAAAAGTGATTATGGAAAAGTTGCTGATTTAGATAAGTTGATTGAAGAAATGAGATTAGAATCTAATGTAGCAGGTAAATAA
- the rpoA2 gene encoding DNA-directed RNA polymerase subunit A'', giving the protein MDLDEIQNIVNEVGAGYFPIKLVQEINDACNRNDLSDDEVETLVLKVKEAYEREEVEPGESVGTIAAQSVGEPGTQMTMRTFHYAGVVELNVTLGLPRLIEVVDARKKISTPTMEIYFTPEYSNDEEFITKMGNTIGKITLNDIIKNFNVNYMDNVITAEIDQDIIDERRLDINEILSVIDKTFKQVKIDNNVLSFETTFSKDEEKISHGIRELRLLADKIRDLQISGVKGIGKVVIRNEHDEWVIHTEGSNIGAILKLEGVDIVRTTTNDIYEIEKVLGIEAARNAIIHELYTTMEEQGLSVDIRHIMLVADMMTVDGFVKSIGRHGISGEKSSVLARAAFEETGKHLLNASIRGETDKLSGIIENVIVGQPIPHGTGSVGINMKEID; this is encoded by the coding sequence ATGGATTTGGATGAAATTCAAAATATAGTTAATGAAGTAGGTGCAGGTTATTTTCCAATAAAGCTTGTTCAGGAAATCAATGATGCATGTAATCGTAACGATTTAAGTGACGATGAGGTAGAAACCTTGGTTCTTAAGGTCAAGGAAGCTTATGAACGTGAAGAAGTTGAACCTGGAGAATCTGTTGGAACTATTGCAGCTCAGTCTGTAGGAGAGCCTGGTACACAGATGACCATGCGTACTTTCCACTATGCAGGGGTAGTAGAGTTAAACGTAACTTTAGGTCTTCCTCGTCTTATTGAGGTTGTGGATGCTCGTAAGAAAATCTCAACGCCTACTATGGAGATATATTTCACTCCTGAGTATAGTAATGATGAGGAATTCATTACCAAAATGGGTAATACCATCGGTAAGATTACGTTGAACGACATTATTAAGAACTTCAACGTAAATTATATGGACAACGTCATTACGGCTGAAATTGATCAGGATATCATTGATGAAAGAAGACTTGATATTAATGAAATTTTAAGTGTGATTGATAAAACTTTTAAACAAGTAAAAATAGATAATAATGTACTGAGTTTTGAAACCACATTTTCTAAAGATGAAGAAAAAATTTCACATGGTATTCGAGAATTAAGATTACTTGCAGATAAAATCAGAGATCTTCAGATTAGTGGTGTTAAGGGTATTGGTAAGGTAGTTATTCGTAATGAACATGATGAGTGGGTTATCCACACTGAAGGTTCAAATATCGGTGCCATCTTAAAACTGGAAGGTGTCGATATAGTTAGGACAACTACGAACGATATCTATGAGATTGAAAAAGTTCTTGGAATTGAAGCGGCAAGAAATGCCATCATCCATGAGTTATACACGACAATGGAAGAACAAGGGCTTAGTGTGGATATTAGACATATCATGTTAGTTGCTGATATGATGACAGTTGACGGATTCGTAAAATCCATTGGCCGTCATGGTATCAGTGGTGAAAAATCAAGTGTGCTTGCAAGAGCAGCATTTGAGGAAACCGGCAAACACTTACTTAACGCTAGTATTCGTGGAGAAACCGATAAACTCTCAGGTATTATCGAGAATGTCATTGTAGGTCAACCTATACCTCATGGTACGGGGTCAGTTGGCATAAATATGAAAGAAATTGATTAA
- a CDS encoding 50S ribosomal protein L30e, with amino-acid sequence MDIERGIRVAVDTGKVILGSNKTIQAIKLGNGELVVIANNAPKTLKDDVEAYSKLSNIPVYTFEGSSVELGSICGKPFTVTTLMIQEPGDSNILEIKE; translated from the coding sequence ATGGATATAGAAAGAGGAATCCGTGTAGCCGTAGATACTGGTAAGGTTATATTAGGATCCAACAAAACAATCCAAGCTATAAAACTTGGTAATGGAGAATTAGTTGTAATCGCTAACAATGCTCCAAAAACTTTAAAAGATGATGTAGAAGCATATTCAAAATTATCTAATATACCAGTATACACTTTTGAAGGTTCAAGTGTGGAATTAGGTTCAATCTGTGGTAAACCATTCACAGTAACAACCCTTATGATTCAAGAACCTGGAGACTCTAATATATTAGAGATTAAGGAGTAA
- a CDS encoding NusA-like transcription termination signal-binding factor gives MSVKFTSNEIRYIALFETVTNAVVKDCIVDDEHDRVTFLVKKGDMGLAIGKRGSTIAKMQKSVDKSVEIMEHSDDPGEFIKNLLSSAKVNSVEFTTDSKGNKIATLDVDSKDKKNAIGKNGQNIQRARQFAKRQFEISNIIIN, from the coding sequence ATGTCCGTCAAATTCACAAGCAATGAAATAAGATATATTGCATTGTTTGAAACTGTTACCAATGCAGTTGTTAAGGATTGTATTGTAGATGACGAACATGATAGAGTTACTTTTTTGGTAAAAAAAGGAGACATGGGATTAGCAATAGGAAAACGTGGTAGTACTATTGCTAAGATGCAAAAATCAGTTGATAAGAGTGTTGAAATAATGGAACACTCTGATGACCCAGGCGAATTTATAAAAAATTTATTATCTTCTGCTAAAGTAAATTCAGTGGAATTTACTACAGATAGTAAAGGTAACAAAATCGCCACCTTGGATGTCGACTCAAAGGATAAGAAAAATGCCATTGGTAAAAATGGTCAAAATATCCAGCGAGCCAGACAATTTGCTAAAAGACAATTTGAAATTAGTAATATAATCATAAACTAA
- a CDS encoding 30S ribosomal protein S12 has protein sequence MPGLFAAKKLKDNRQNFRWKDTQYKRKTLGLDIKADPLEGSPQARGIVIEKVGIEAKQPNSAIRKCVRVQLIKNGKQITAFAPGDGAIGFIDEHDEVMIEGIGGPSGRSMGDIPGVRWKVTKVNNVALSEMVSGKIEKPVR, from the coding sequence TTGCCAGGATTATTCGCAGCAAAAAAATTAAAAGATAACAGACAAAACTTCCGATGGAAAGACACACAATACAAACGTAAAACCCTCGGATTAGATATTAAAGCAGATCCGCTAGAAGGATCACCTCAAGCTAGAGGAATCGTAATTGAAAAAGTAGGTATCGAAGCAAAACAGCCTAACTCTGCAATCAGAAAATGTGTAAGAGTTCAATTAATTAAAAACGGTAAACAAATCACTGCATTTGCACCAGGTGACGGTGCTATCGGTTTTATCGATGAACACGATGAAGTAATGATTGAAGGAATCGGAGGACCATCAGGTAGGTCCATGGGTGATATTCCTGGAGTAAGATGGAAAGTTACAAAAGTAAACAACGTAGCTTTATCAGAAATGGTAAGTGGAAAAATCGAAAAACCAGTAAGGTAG
- a CDS encoding 30S ribosomal protein S7, whose amino-acid sequence MSFKLFDKWDVTEVTVEDMGLQNYICLDEIVVPHTMGRHVKRQFAKSKVSIVERLMNKVMRTERNSGKKNKAYSMVEDALDIIHKKTEQNPIQVLVKAVENTAPREETTRIKYGGIGYQIAVDIAPQRRVDLSLGFITKGAMQSAFKNKKSAAQCLADEILLAADEDSRSFAVQKKEEKERVARSAH is encoded by the coding sequence ATGAGCTTTAAATTATTTGACAAATGGGATGTAACAGAAGTTACAGTAGAAGATATGGGATTACAAAACTACATATGCTTAGATGAAATTGTTGTACCACACACTATGGGACGTCACGTAAAAAGACAATTCGCAAAATCCAAAGTATCAATCGTAGAAAGATTAATGAACAAAGTAATGAGAACCGAAAGAAACAGTGGAAAGAAAAACAAAGCATACTCCATGGTAGAAGATGCATTAGATATCATCCACAAAAAAACCGAACAAAATCCTATACAAGTATTAGTAAAAGCTGTAGAAAACACAGCACCTAGAGAAGAAACAACCCGTATTAAATACGGTGGAATCGGTTACCAAATAGCTGTAGATATAGCACCACAAAGAAGAGTGGATTTATCATTAGGATTCATCACAAAAGGTGCAATGCAGTCAGCATTCAAAAACAAAAAATCAGCAGCACAATGTTTAGCTGATGAAATATTACTTGCAGCAGATGAAGATTCAAGAAGCTTCGCTGTACAGAAAAAAGAAGAAAAAGAAAGAGTAGCAAGATCTGCACACTAG
- a CDS encoding elongation factor EF-2: MSRRDQMVDKIKELMYEPDYIRNIGIVAHIDHGKTTLSDNLLAGAGMISADLAGDQRLLDFDEQEQERGITIDAANVSMVHTYDDEEYLINLIDTPGHVDFGGDVTRAMRAVDGAVVVVCAVEGVMPQTETVLRQALKENVKPVLFINKVDRLINELKLDDAELQNRFIKIIAGVNKLIKNMAPEQYKNDWQVKIEDGSVAFGSAYHNWGINVPHMQKTGITFKDIVAYCNEDNQKELAQKIKIEEVILGMVVEHLPSPKVAQAYRIPKVWSGDIESVEGQGMINTDSKSPLAVMVTDVSIDKHAGEIATGRVYGGSIEKGSEIFFVGSMSKARTQQVGVYMGPERINTDAVPAGNIVAITGARGAVAGETITDADHKIAPFESLEHISEPVVTVAVEAKNTKDLPKLIEVLRQVSKEDPTIRVEINEETGEHLLAGMGELHLEVMIYRINEKGVEVDTSEPIVVYRETIAGTATNVEGKSPNKHNRFYIDIEPLPENLMNAINEGEIEEGRVKGKEEAKKFQDAGMDKDEAKRVWDVYKHCMFVNMTRGIQYLAEIKELLLEGFESALESGPLANEKAMGFRINLMDAKLHEDAVHRGPAQVLPAIRKAIYGAVMLAQPTLMEPMQRVYISVPQDYMGAATREVQNRRGQIVEMGQEGDMSTIESKVPVAEMFGFAGDIRSAAEGRCIWSTENSGFERIPRELQNQIVKEIRQRKGLNPEPYGPDHYLG; the protein is encoded by the coding sequence TTGAGTCGACGAGATCAAATGGTAGATAAAATCAAAGAATTAATGTATGAGCCAGATTATATCAGAAACATCGGTATAGTAGCTCACATCGACCACGGAAAAACAACATTATCTGATAACCTATTAGCAGGTGCAGGTATGATTTCAGCTGATTTGGCTGGAGATCAAAGACTACTTGACTTCGATGAACAGGAACAGGAAAGAGGTATCACCATCGATGCGGCAAACGTATCAATGGTACACACATACGATGATGAAGAATACCTAATCAACCTCATCGATACACCAGGTCACGTAGACTTCGGTGGAGACGTAACACGTGCAATGAGAGCAGTAGATGGTGCTGTTGTAGTTGTATGTGCAGTAGAAGGTGTAATGCCTCAAACAGAAACAGTACTCAGACAAGCATTAAAAGAAAATGTTAAACCAGTACTTTTCATTAACAAAGTGGACAGGCTAATCAACGAATTAAAACTCGATGATGCTGAATTACAAAACAGATTCATTAAAATCATCGCAGGAGTAAACAAACTCATCAAAAACATGGCTCCTGAACAATACAAAAATGATTGGCAAGTAAAAATTGAAGACGGTTCAGTAGCATTCGGTTCAGCATACCACAACTGGGGTATCAACGTACCACACATGCAAAAAACCGGAATCACATTCAAAGATATCGTAGCATACTGTAACGAAGATAACCAAAAAGAATTAGCACAAAAAATCAAAATCGAAGAAGTTATCTTAGGAATGGTAGTAGAACACTTACCAAGTCCAAAAGTAGCACAGGCATACAGAATTCCTAAAGTATGGTCTGGAGATATCGAATCAGTAGAAGGACAAGGTATGATAAATACTGATTCAAAATCACCATTAGCTGTAATGGTAACAGACGTAAGTATCGACAAACACGCAGGTGAAATAGCAACCGGTCGTGTATATGGTGGATCAATCGAAAAAGGATCAGAAATATTCTTCGTAGGTTCAATGAGCAAAGCAAGAACCCAACAAGTAGGAGTATATATGGGTCCTGAAAGAATCAACACCGATGCAGTACCAGCAGGTAACATCGTAGCAATTACCGGAGCTAGAGGAGCAGTTGCAGGGGAAACCATCACAGATGCAGACCACAAAATCGCACCATTCGAAAGTTTAGAACACATATCTGAACCGGTAGTTACAGTAGCAGTAGAAGCTAAAAATACAAAAGACTTACCAAAACTCATTGAAGTACTAAGACAGGTAAGTAAAGAAGACCCAACAATTCGTGTAGAAATTAACGAAGAAACCGGTGAACACTTACTGGCTGGTATGGGTGAATTACACTTGGAAGTTATGATTTACAGAATCAACGAAAAAGGTGTGGAAGTAGACACTTCAGAACCTATCGTAGTATACCGTGAAACCATTGCAGGTACAGCTACAAACGTTGAAGGTAAATCACCTAACAAACACAACAGATTCTACATTGACATCGAACCATTACCTGAAAACTTAATGAATGCCATTAACGAAGGGGAAATCGAAGAAGGTAGAGTAAAAGGTAAAGAAGAAGCTAAAAAATTCCAAGATGCAGGAATGGACAAAGACGAAGCAAAACGTGTTTGGGACGTATACAAACACTGTATGTTCGTTAACATGACTCGTGGTATCCAATACCTCGCCGAAATTAAGGAATTATTACTTGAAGGATTCGAATCAGCACTTGAAAGCGGACCATTAGCAAACGAAAAAGCAATGGGATTCAGAATCAACCTCATGGATGCAAAACTCCACGAAGACGCAGTTCACCGTGGACCTGCTCAGGTATTACCTGCTATAAGAAAAGCTATCTATGGGGCAGTAATGCTTGCTCAACCAACACTCATGGAACCAATGCAAAGAGTATACATAAGTGTACCTCAAGACTACATGGGTGCAGCAACTCGTGAAGTACAAAACAGACGTGGTCAAATCGTGGAAATGGGTCAAGAAGGAGATATGTCAACTATCGAATCAAAAGTACCTGTAGCTGAAATGTTTGGATTTGCTGGTGACATCCGTTCAGCAGCTGAAGGACGTTGTATTTGGTCAACTGAAAACTCAGGATTTGAAAGAATCCCAAGAGAACTACAAAATCAAATCGTAAAAGAAATCCGTCAAAGAAAAGGTCTAAACCCAGAACCATATGGACCTGATCACTACCTAGGATAA
- the tuf gene encoding translation elongation factor EF-1 subunit alpha: MAKAKEHMNLAVIGHVDHGKSTLVGHLLLLSGAIAEQQLDEGEDKFRFVMDKLGEERERGVTIDLAHEKFETKKYEYTVVDCPGHRDFVKNMITGASQADAAVLVVAANDGVMPQTKEHIFLSRTLGINQIIIAVNKMDLVDYSQDKYNELKEEVGNLIKTIGFNPKEVPFIPLSAFEGDNITEKSSNTPWYDGKTLIEELDEFAAPEKPTSLPLRLPIQDVYSITGVGTVPVGRVETGILKTGDNIAFEPAGVTGEVKSIEMHHEILPEAEPGDNVGFNVRGVGKNDIKRGDVAGTTANPPSVAKEFKAQVVVLQHPGVITVGYTPVFHAHTSQVACTFLRLDTKLDPATGQAKEEDPDFLKTGDAAIVTIKPTKPMVIEKIKEIPHMGRFAIRDMGQTVAAGMCIDITDAK, encoded by the coding sequence ATGGCAAAAGCAAAAGAACATATGAACTTAGCAGTAATTGGTCACGTAGACCACGGAAAATCAACATTAGTAGGACACCTTTTATTATTATCAGGTGCTATCGCAGAACAACAATTAGATGAAGGAGAAGACAAATTCAGATTTGTTATGGACAAACTCGGAGAAGAAAGAGAAAGAGGAGTAACCATCGATCTCGCTCACGAAAAATTCGAAACCAAAAAATACGAATACACTGTAGTAGATTGTCCAGGACACCGTGACTTCGTTAAAAACATGATTACCGGTGCTTCACAAGCTGACGCAGCAGTTCTCGTAGTAGCTGCAAACGACGGTGTAATGCCACAAACAAAAGAACACATCTTCTTATCAAGAACTTTAGGTATCAACCAAATTATCATTGCAGTAAACAAAATGGATTTAGTTGACTACTCACAAGACAAATACAACGAACTCAAAGAAGAAGTAGGAAACTTAATCAAAACAATCGGTTTCAACCCTAAAGAAGTACCTTTCATACCATTATCTGCATTTGAAGGAGATAACATAACAGAAAAATCATCCAACACACCATGGTATGACGGAAAAACTTTAATTGAAGAATTAGATGAATTCGCAGCACCTGAAAAACCAACATCATTACCATTAAGATTACCTATTCAAGACGTATACTCAATTACCGGTGTAGGTACAGTACCTGTAGGAAGAGTAGAAACTGGTATCTTAAAAACTGGTGACAACATAGCATTTGAACCAGCTGGAGTAACTGGTGAAGTAAAATCTATCGAAATGCACCACGAAATTCTCCCTGAAGCAGAACCTGGAGACAACGTTGGTTTCAACGTAAGAGGTGTAGGTAAAAACGATATTAAACGTGGAGACGTAGCAGGAACCACAGCTAACCCACCTAGCGTAGCAAAAGAATTCAAAGCACAAGTTGTTGTATTACAACACCCTGGTGTAATCACAGTTGGATACACACCTGTATTCCACGCACACACATCACAAGTAGCTTGTACATTCTTAAGATTAGACACCAAACTCGACCCTGCAACCGGTCAAGCTAAAGAAGAAGACCCTGACTTCCTCAAAACTGGAGATGCAGCAATCGTTACCATTAAACCTACAAAACCTATGGTAATTGAAAAAATCAAAGAAATTCCTCACATGGGAAGATTCGCTATCCGTGATATGGGTCAAACCGTAGCAGCAGGTATGTGTATTGACATTACCGACGCTAAATAA